The genomic region AGAGGAACGAAGGAGACAAGGCTGTAATCTTGTATAACCTCTGCCAACTTTTCATTTAGACGGTGGAATTTTCTAAAGAAGGGGTCTGCAGCTAGGTGATCGAGAAGATATGTCAGGTCCATGACCTCTGTGTAGAAGTCAAGGTTGAAGGCTGTACAGGAAtacaaacaggaaaacatgtTACCAtgataatgaaattaaatgtaaaacaaaatacttaGTCCATAAAGCAATAAATAAAGTTAGAAAATGACTGGTGTGTGCCTGAGAAATATAATAATCCTCTGTCCTTATTTGTGTgataacatttgttatgtttgaGGTAAAGCCAAGAGGCCTCAGCTTACCCAGTTTGCCATACTGCTCAATCAGGTCCATCTTGGAGAGGACGTTAACATGGGGAAGCTCCACGTGCAGCATGGTGGACAGGGAGGTACATAGCACAGAGATGAACTTGGCTGGGTCAGCGCAGTAGTGAGAGTCCACAAGGTGCACTGCTGTCAGCTTAAAGAAGTGAGAAAGTGTGGGAGAACAACAGTCATGAGCCCTAAATGCAAAGTGAAATGAATTTATTATGTTAATGCTGTACATACATGATGACTGTGTGAATAAAGTTCAAGGATCAGATCCTTCCCATCCCTGAGTGTTAAAGAAGCTCACCCTGAAGTTCCACTTGGCCAGCTGTGAGAATATATTCTTTACTGAACTCTGGTGGGTGTAGAGCTCCACTTGTCCAGGACAGTCAAACAAGAAGTAACAGTCACTGTGTTGTTTAAGCTTGTTCTCTAACCAGTCCAGATTTGCTTCAACATACTCCATACAGTAGAGCAGGCCGCCGTTGGGCCCCAGCTTCAAGCCCTCCATGACATCGTCCAAAGTCACCAGCTGTGAGATATCTACCGCACAGGAATATGGTAGTACTTCGTTGGCAGGGTCCATGTTCACCACAACCACCTTGCGTCCCAGGTGAGTAAGGAACTCCTGCATGCCTCGGCAGTAAGTGGTTTTCCCAGAGCCCGGGGGGCCAATGACCACCTGGCCGAAACGTAGCGAGGGCGTCACTCCAGTCTGACCGGACATGGTTTCAGTACCACTGGAGACTCACAGACACTAAATGGGACCAGGATGTCAGAGGGGCCACATGTGTTGTCCTATGAAGGGTATCAGCATCCAGATGTGTTACCTGGCAGTGTCACATCAGACAGTGTCAGATATTAAAATGGCATGAAAGAGGCTGAAGTCAAGTTCAGGCTTTCCAACATTTAACGCTACTACTAATAAAGCAAAAACTCACCTCTATATTTAGTCAGGAGTAAATAAATATTGGATCGATTATACACTTATTAAGCTAATGAATAAACAAACCTAACAGTTACGTTAACTAATTAAAAGCTTATGTCACTAAAGAGAAATATATCTAAGGTTACATacaatttctgttttattgtggATGTATTAAGTACTAATGGATAATTACCGTCTGCCGCCGTTTTGTTAACATGCGTGGGTACAACGGCTGCTAGCTAACTGGCTAACTTACTCTATTGTACATCCAGGTTACGTAACTGCggtgtcaaaataaaagcatgattCCTTATTTAAGATGGAGTATTATTGGGTACTACACCTCAGAGGTCAACACCTCTGTGATAAAACTATTTAAGCCCCGCTCTTACGTTACATTTTTAgcacatcaaataaaatgtgaatcaTTAACACAGGACGTTTCTGTGTTTCAATTTGAGACATTTACATTAAGCATATAAaaagttaaaagacaaaatcaGCACAGGTGGAATGAAAGGTTTGAAGCATGTTTTATTAGCACTGTCAGACAAAAAGGGCAAGTACAAAATCtataaaatcatattttaatttaaatcatcTTCGTAGTCCAATGCTGCCACCTGGCTGCCAGCCTCTGTACTTCATACTAGTGTTTGGTTGTCGTCTCAGCAAAGTGTCGCCTCCATCTATGTTTTTGGGTTTATCATACACTGTAGTAATATGAAAATCTGTTCTGGCCTTTTTTACAGGATGCAGGATCAATTTCTCTCCGTGATACCTGCAGAAAAGAAATACAATAGTATCAGGAgagccctaaaaaaaaaaacactgtccaCTCATTAGCATACCAAGACGTGCAGGCAGTTATATTTTCTTGATTCGGTTTTGTGTTCATACGCACCCAAAGCCTCTTTTGCAATTGGGATGTTGGCCCTCACTCCCAAGGGCTTCATGAATCCCAATCTGACTGTGTCCTAAGCCTTCACCATCCTTCCAGCCCTGCTTTTCCATCAAACGTCGGCCAAAGccctaaaaagaaaagaaaaaaatattacaacattGTTTATATAAGCATATCATGCATGTATGGGAGAAAAAATGTGAGTCAAATTATAGGCTACCTCCTTACCTTAGTGAACCTCTCAAAGCTGCCAATAGACTTATTGTGTCCAGATCCATCTTCAAGACCATCCCTCAGCCTATTTTCATACCGCATTTGGACATAGTCACGGGCATCCATGTCACCTCCATCTGTGAGAGGAAGAGCTGGGTTAAAGAAAATCAAACTCTGCAGAGATAATTCACAGTTTGGTTTCCTTCGTCGATTAAGATGATCACAGACATAAAACATACCTTTATCATAGTAAACACTCATGTCAACATCCCAGTCGTCTGCCGTTTGTTCATCGAAATCTAAAAAATGGACAGGagacaaaaatgtaatcaatattttatcaaTAAACACGTTGTAGTCACATAATATAGTCTATAATTGTGCTTTCAGTTGATTTAGATCCTAACATTTTTTGCACACAGTTATGACAAAAAGCTTACCTTGTATTGTAATGTACATTATCCAATTATCTATTAATTGTAGAGTAGAATTTAGTTGTCTAATAATACAAAACTTTGTCAAACATCAACCAGAATGATTTATCTGATGCTAAACACCAGCTAAAAACGACTGCTTCAGTTTGACTTGCCATAACTTACTAACATCTGATTTTTCATGTACAAACACATATCATGATATACCAGCTTATTCGGTGGAAAACAGTatgattaatgtttttgttgcacacctccttcttcctcctgccAGTACTGGGCGTCAGTGTAGAACACCAGGCCTGAGCCGCCCTTCTCCCACTTCAGCTCAATCTCTTCTTCATACAGCCTCTCTTTGCTTCGCTCTTGGCTCGTTACATCATCATGCAAAGCCTCATGGCGCTCCCACTCCTCACAGCAGTCATCATCCTACAACATACAACATGAATAATTGACAAACAACACAGTGaagggatgatgatgatgatgatgatgatgatgacaaacCCTACAACACAGCCCACAGATGctaagaataaaaacacatttatatttgacATACTAATTTAATGTGAATGGATTTAAACCCACATCATCTGCATTTGACTGTGcatcctcctcctgttctttcTGTGGCTCATCTGTCTCTGTCGTTTCTGTGTCATCAGCTAGCTGCTTCTGTCCTGAGGGTGGAGCAGCCAAAGTGCCTGGTCCTGATATTTCATGTCCAGCAGCTGTTAATACAGTTTCCTCCGTGGCTGGAAGTGTCCAAGTATCCTGATACTGGAAAGGTACGTTGCCGTAACGGCGGTTGGAGCTGGTCTTGGGGAAAGTGAGGCCCAACTTCCGGATGAGGCGTGGAGGCAGTCGGCAGGACTGGATGAGCTGTAGGAAGACTTTCACCGGTGTGCCCACGTTCCCATTCTGCATCAGAGCTGGTGGATTCAGCTCAGATAAGCTTTTGAGATCAGCCTCTGTGAAACACTCCATTAAAGACACCCGGTGCCGCTgctcatattttgttttataggGGAATGACCCCTCCtctgaaagaataaaaaaaacaattagatGTACAAACAGTGATAACACTTCACGTCACAATTAAACAAGACAACACATTTCCAGTAATAGACTAACACATACATGAAGAAGCCATGACATAGATACATATTTTAGAAGTTGTACCTTTAAAATGTGATCAGTTTgtgaaaattataataataatctttatttatagagcagtTACTAAATCCATGGTGGTTTATAAAGGCTGCCTGattgaaaataacaaaactgcAATTTAATTCCCTTTTCAAGGAAAAACATGAAGCATTTGGTGATTATAACCTCACAACTAGCAAGACACATTTGCACTTCTTTAGTAAATATAATTACAAACTATATGGAACAGGGAAATTACTAAGTGGGAAGTTGTAAGATAACAATTTGGGCACTGATAACTTGCAACAGGTCATGTTTCTTTATTGTTGAAGAATCAGCTATTAAAATTAATGGTGAAAACCAAAGCAACAAGGGCAAAGATATCCTGACTGTTAGTGCTAAAACATTTGATCCttcacttcccataatgcaagcAAATCCATTACCCCAGCTTGAAATGCAGGCTTTGTATTATATATCTAAATTAAATCCATGTATGTAGAGCTGTCAATTGAACTAGACTAGATTTGAATGTATTGTGGTGTTTcatctaaagctgatgatacacagggcaactttttgagcaatgttgctgggcaatcttgctagtggcaagtccgactatgttttgaacttatagcggcggtgcggggtgggtggcggagtggtgggggaaggggattacggtagtaatctttactcattaccattgacggcaacgttgccctgcacgattgctctaaaagttagaagaagatgaagatatactttatttaatccccagaggggaaactcaatgttttcactctgttattatgttTCTATACACACAGatctgaaagacacacacatgcacaaacaggacccatagcaacacacgggaagatgtcagagtgagggggctgccccgagcagttgggggtcaggagcttgctcaaggcctccttcggcagtgcccaggaggtgaactggcacctctcctgGCACCGCTCTGtctatcatcagctttagtgttTGCAGTCAGTATTGTTGAGTCTTGTAGGGATGTCAGAtgtgtcatgtgtgtttgttatttcattgtactgtaaatacattGTGTTGACCCCCTAAACACACAGGCTGAGTAGGTCAGTACTCTCAATCACTTATAAACTGACGTCTGTGCCCCTTTAATATGGCACCACAGAAACACGACAAACCCAGAAAAAAGGAAAGGCAGGCACAGAAGCAAATATACAATGTCTCACTGACCTTTGCCACTAGAAACCTTTACTCTTCTGATAACACAACGTCTAGAAAGCCAGTTCCCCTTCGAGTTAATCCAGTGATTCCCCGCATACATCCTGGCGAATCTGTCAGCGTCTTTAGCATAAACTGAAACGATACAACAGCACGTCTTCGCCGTGTGCTTCTTCAcagagctgttgtttgttactTGGTCGGTCTCCGACGACTTGGAGGTGCCCTCTTCGCCGTCTCCACACTCTGTGTTTTCGGGGCCCCCGGACTCCCTGAGAACCTCCGGTCGGTGTCGgtaatgaaaacactgaaaaccgCCGCTTTCTATGAACTGACTGAAATAATTTCTCAGATCCGCTGAGCGAAAGGCTACAGGAATGTTGCTTACAGCAAAATACACAGTAGCAACAGCTTCTGAGTCCGCcatgattgttttctttttttaactggaCAGCAAACGTCATCGGAACGACATTCACAAATTATGTGACATCCGCTTCCTGAAATGtcagaataaaaacaattatattgcacaatattttatattaaattatatgaaGTTAGGCTACACATAACCCATAATCCCACGTCTAAAATGCGCCGTTGTTTCAACGTCATTTCAAtggttatttaattatttatcttAATTGCAAAATTGAACCGTAACAAATAACAGACATATGCCAAGAGTTAAGAGGTACATACAAAGACGAAGAAAGAGGTTTGTTTGCCAATTAAGCCCCATTGAATTGAACTGACAATATATCAACAAAGTTGTACTTTGGTGTCTCGTTAGATGTTGTAAACAAGTCACAGAAGAACAGTAATATTATGTTTTTCCAGTATTTACTGTACCACTGCGCAGAAATGAatagttttctttaaaaagtcaTTACCAATGGTTACAGGCAGCCATGTTGCAAGAAAGAGAACTACATTTTCAATACAAGGCCTCCTTCATGCCGAGGACACATACTTACACTTACACTTGTTAAAGGAAAATATCATATAGGATATAATGCAACACTTAATCCCCaacaaacactgacatgttAAATGGACTTCAATATGTACAGTTGATTTGAAAATTTAGTTGTCACCGTGTTATCACCATGTTATTAACATGTCATCATGTTATCATGCATGATCATGGATTGTTCTGAGAAAGGACT from Micropterus dolomieu isolate WLL.071019.BEF.003 ecotype Adirondacks linkage group LG03, ASM2129224v1, whole genome shotgun sequence harbors:
- the gpn2 gene encoding GPN-loop GTPase 2, with product MSGQTGVTPSLRFGQVVIGPPGSGKTTYCRGMQEFLTHLGRKVVVVNMDPANEVLPYSCAVDISQLVTLDDVMEGLKLGPNGGLLYCMEYVEANLDWLENKLKQHSDCYFLFDCPGQVELYTHQSSVKNIFSQLAKWNFRLTAVHLVDSHYCADPAKFISVLCTSLSTMLHVELPHVNVLSKMDLIEQYGKLAFNLDFYTEVMDLTYLLDHLAADPFFRKFHRLNEKLAEVIQDYSLVSFVPLNVQDKDSMIHVLRAVDNANGYCFGDLEERNLQAMMSAAVGADFQFDSTLGVQERYVETNGKTVEEEVMDL
- the gpatch3 gene encoding G patch domain-containing protein 3; translated protein: MADSEAVATVYFAVSNIPVAFRSADLRNYFSQFIESGGFQCFHYRHRPEVLRESGGPENTECGDGEEGTSKSSETDQVTNNSSVKKHTAKTCCCIVSVYAKDADRFARMYAGNHWINSKGNWLSRRCVIRRVKVSSGKEEGSFPYKTKYEQRHRVSLMECFTEADLKSLSELNPPALMQNGNVGTPVKVFLQLIQSCRLPPRLIRKLGLTFPKTSSNRRYGNVPFQYQDTWTLPATEETVLTAAGHEISGPGTLAAPPSGQKQLADDTETTETDEPQKEQEEDAQSNADDDDDCCEEWERHEALHDDVTSQERSKERLYEEEIELKWEKGGSGLVFYTDAQYWQEEEGDFDEQTADDWDVDMSVYYDKDGGDMDARDYVQMRYENRLRDGLEDGSGHNKSIGSFERFTKGFGRRLMEKQGWKDGEGLGHSQIGIHEALGSEGQHPNCKRGFGYHGEKLILHPVKKARTDFHITTVYDKPKNIDGGDTLLRRQPNTSMKYRGWQPGGSIGLRR